Below is a genomic region from Pseudopipra pipra isolate bDixPip1 chromosome 6, bDixPip1.hap1, whole genome shotgun sequence.
CTGACATGTATCAACCACATGGATGGGaacttccagctgctgcagttttttcccctttactgTCTTGAATTCATACACGTCAGAAACCAGTAGAAGCATGAATTAGTGATTCCAGAAAGAAGCTTTACTCCTGCTCTTTTCAGATGGTCTCAGTCTAAATCATCTGATTTCCCTCTTCCCACCTATTTTCCCTCTCCATGTCTAGCTGAGTTTACATCAGTGAAAACTTTTTAACATGTATGTTCTCCTGAAACTAATGTATAGGCAGAATGAATGTTCCAACATTGAACAGAATATTTAAAACACAGCCAAACTTCAAAAAGGCAAAGACTGCATACCTGCTTCATGTGCACCTCATCCTGTGACCACGCACATCTTTGAGGGCTGGACTTGCTCCTCTCCTTGGGAGGGAGGCACAAGGGGTGCACACAGTGGTTGAATTCCAAGGGCTCAGCCAGTTGCAGTAAGGCAATATCAGAGTCCATAGTGGCCTCATTAAAACTTGGATGTATaataaactgctggactgaccTTTTCTAGGAAAGCGAAGACAGCGACGTTTTCGGGCTGACTTGGGAATTTGAGTCTTtaagtaattttgttttataaatttCCAGGCCATATGCAAGATGCCTCTCAAGGGGGACACATTTAAAAGGAGCTGCTGAAGCCAGTAGCTTTCTTACATTAACAAGTCACGATTGTGCATCTGTGACACGGAACAGGGAACAGGTCGGAAACTCCATGCAACAAGTTCAGGAAGAAGGTCTTGGAAAAACATTTATCCGGTGTGAGTGAAGTGGCAAGTTGTGCCTCAATTATTTCTGTCTTACTGATAGTCACTAGTGAACATACAGACAACACTCCTCTCACTCCCACATCCTCCAGGATACTGAGCTTTGGAGCTCATTGCTGGTGAAGTCTCAGATGTGTGTTGATACAATTTGTTGATACACAGAGAGGCTGTTGTGTAAATGCAGATTAACGTCACCATGCAAGCTGTTAGATTGCTGCATCATCAACAATCTGAGAGATACATTTACATTAAAAGCAATTTTGCAAGatagatttatattttattactaAGCAGAACACATAGTACCTGTCTGTACTCTTGCTCTGTAAGATCATGAAGTCCTGTTACCACCATCCATAAATCTCTGTATAGTTccctaagggaaaaaaaagttcattgTCAAGCTGATATAACATCATTCTTGAAACCTGTGAGTCTTAAAACCTACTAAGTTCCTAGAACATGTGTGTGGAGCAAAAGAATCCAGTACCAGTGTAAGCTGTAGGGAGCTGGTAACAATAACTGCTCCAGCCACCCTGGACAGAACCACTGTCACTGGACAGAGACACACTGTGCAATTACAGGCATTCCCAGGGAAGAGTTCATCCCAGTGTACTTACTTGGAATCAAGGCAGTAGGCAGTTGTGGCAACCCATTCTTTGGCAAGAACTGCTCCTCCACAGATAGGCTCATCTGAAATTTGTACACTAGCCTGCCAAGGCCATGAGTGTGGTACAGCTTCTTCACATCCTTGCTGAAGATGAGCCTGGGCTGATTTGAAGGCATTCCACAAGTATcatctgaaacaaaaagaaagcactgaTGTTTCAAGAAGTCTTTAGAGGTTAAGatttggagaaggaaagaacatGCCATTTAAGGATTGCCCCATAGCTTCTCAAGCCTCCGCTCCCCACCCTTTTTTGCTAAATCTTCCAACCTCCCTCATTACAGAGGATCCAAATGTTTAGAACTAGCAGGAGGAGATGGTCTTAGCAAAAAAAGAACTACACCAAGATGAAAGCTACTACTTCAAAAGTTTTAGCCTCAAATGAGCATGGACTCATCCCATTCTCCATAAAGTGCTGGAGGGGAAAATGCTGGTTATTGTTTTCAATTACCCTGTAGTCTTTGCAATTATTTTCACCAAAGGAAGTAGGTGTAAAATGACATACAAGCTAAATTGTCATTGCTTTGCTGTACATGATTTAACAAGATGAcggaaacaagaaaaattaagttCTGCTAAAGCCAAAGCATGTGTTAgtgttcatatttttatttccttaaaatatcTTAATGAAGAAATCTGGGACAACAGCAATCATTAAATAATTGCAGATTTTATAGTCCAAAAGTTACTCTCTATTCCCATGAAGAAAATATAACTCAGCTTGGCTTACCTCTTGTAACTTGTATTTCTTCTTCAGTCATATCCATATCCATACCTCCAGATTCTTCTTCACTGGTTGAATTTATTGTATCTAAATCTAGCAAACGAGAATGGCAAATGTGTTAGTAGGCTGTCTTGAGTCATATTTGTATTATAAAAccacttttatttccttatttttttgaGGAATAAAGCAGAGAGATTAGAAGGAATAGATTTCTATTTTAGGGATCTGTGCTACTACATCTTCACATAGTAGCGAAGTGCCATTTAAAATGCACCAAAACACTCTTGCACAAATAAATCTCTCAGATTTTGTGTAGATTCACTGTTTCTTCACCATTCAGTAGGCCTTTGTTTAATGCCTCAATAGgttcacagtatttttttttccactgaaacaaTTTGCTAGATGAGACTCTCCTAGagcaaaataattctgaattgCTGATTTACTGAAGAGCCCTCTGTGCTGCCCCAGAGGGGCATTTTCCCAAGTTACTTGTATTACCTGCTACATGAACAAAAGAGGCTGTGGCTCTGAATCCTCCAAAGGTCTCTGTTTCATCAGGGTGAAAGACAACCAGCATCACAGCAGAGGAGTTTAGGACAGGTGCCACTAGGGCAAATCCACAAGGCTTGGCTAAAGATGAGAAAGCAAAGGCTCACTTTGCAGATTAACTGGTACTTTTTAATCCTTCTCTCCTTCAACAGCAGGTATGCAATATTCTGTGTATTCCAGCTCTCACAAAGGAGGGTGAAAAATAACCATACACAAGAGATAAGGAGACTAAGGCTGAAGGACTGTTCTGTTATTACTGACACCCTGTCCTCGCTCAGTAATTACCTCATCAGCACATCTCTGGCAGGATTTCACAACAGTCTATTGCAGCACCCACACCCACAGGTTGCCATTACACGTGAAACACACCAATTATCTGATTTCCCCTTATCAATGTTTCAGATGTAGCCTCTGCTGGTGCCAATCTAAGTACCAGGTTCAAGCAAGTGCTGAAATCAGTTGATTGGGACAGGCCTTCCTCTCATCCAGGTGGCAGGAACACTGCTCTGGAGTAAAGAACAGCAGATCCCTTAGGTGTTTTCTGTGTCTGATCATCACTATAAAACCAAATTATTGTGTTatgttcttttcttcatttaaatgaaTTCAGAGCTGCATTTCCTATAGaatttaaacacacaaaaacaaTTCTGTTAGATGTGGTTTTGCCTCTGTAAGTGGAACAGAGGCAGCAATACCTGCAAGTATTTTTCAAGGTACTGAGACTAGTACCTATAATATCACCTAAGACTCTAGAGGTGAACTTGATTTTAGACTGGACAATAGGGCTAGTGAAAGTCATAAAAGAAACAGGTCATCCCCAAAATAAAGAATCAAAAGTCAAACCgatttcctcctcttttcccacATCTTCATACAGTCACTGCATCATAGGAGCAATCTTCACTGTCTTCTACCTCAAAGGACTGGTAGGtaagctttaaataaaaaatgaaaaactgaacCTTGTTTTTAAAAGTCACATAGAAAAAATTCAAAGATCTGTAACAGGGTCGTTAGTATTCTGAATGATTCTTGTAAGGTTTGCTTTCTGTGACATTCAGACCTCCCACAGGTGATACATAATGCATTACATGTTCTAGAAGAATCTGTCATGATAAAATAGAAACCAGGAAACCCTATTTTACTATAATCTATAGGACAAATCAAAACTTCTCTGTCTTTTGGGACTGAAAGTGATTTCCCTGAACTGCATCCAGCAGCATTATTCAAGCTCATGTTGCTTGATCTTCCTTGTCCTTAAGCTGCATAATTTCTTGTTAAACCAATGATGCCACTTTCACCCTGTAGACACAAAAAGGTTTCATGTAATACCTTGGTTCCATGGTCCTCTAGTGCATAAATAATCCATTGACAGTCTGCCATGTTGCTGTAGTGTTCTGGGTAGTGTGTAGTCTGTAAGACTCCTCCTTCAAAAAGGACAGCTAGGGGCTCACAGCCAGAATCTGAAAgtccaggaaaacaaaaatggaaGCACTGTGACTTCCTATTAAatcattcacaaaaaaaaaaaaaaagaaaagaaaaaagaaaaatccagaaaaactcTTGTGATGCTTTCTCACAGCTGAGGAAGAGAACAGGACAAGAGCAGGTCTTGAAGAATATTTGCCAACTTTGTTTGGAGAGGAAAGTGGAGACGagcagaaacagaggaaatGTCTTCTGATGGGCTGTGCAAGTGGCAAGGCCCTCAGAGGGGATTCCTCCCCACACTCTGCCCTCACACTCTGCAAAGGAAAGAAccagctggaaaagctgcagaaatgggAACAACAGGAGTCTGTAACTTAAGACCCAGCAGGTGGCCCTAGGGCCCGCTCGCTAGGGATGGTGAACTGCTCTGCACAGCATAACCAAAAGCAATTCTCTATGACACGAATTTTAGCATCAGCTGCCTCCCTCAGGGCCCCTCCATGAAAGCCCAGGACTAGCAAAGCAGCTTTCATCTGGAAATTCTGCTCCTTTGATTAATCTTATTAATTgagttttaaaaacattctggaagcagagaaggaaatgagaTCTTATATAAAGTGGGTGGAGCAGATGCAAAGTTAAAGGAGGACTTCTGTCAACAGCATCTATTCTATCATGTTCTGGCATCCTAGTTTTTCCCACAATGTCACATGGCAGACTAGCCACACTCACCTTGTTCATTACTTCATCCACATGGGAATACCATAGGAGATTCCTCTGattaattttctcctgattttttttgtcaggtCACCGCCCAAGAGTGCAGACAGATGTATTACTAAACTTAGACTTACCAGGAAGAATATCTGGTGTAAGAGCTTTGTAGGTCATGGGAAAACCTGTTCCATAATCCTCATTGTCAGAAACAAATTTCAGCCTTATACTATTGGAGCCAAACAAAATTGGTAATGGAGGATCTCCCCCACAGAATTTCCCTGAAATATGAGAGAATCATCACTGTTTAAAGTCTTTAGTCACTTGAGAAAACCTGCATGTACCATTTCTAGTACTTAGCTATAAAAATTTTATGATGGAGAGGAAATTGCCTATTCATTCATCTACTTTCCCTATTAAACCATTAGCCCAAATAGATTCACActattaaaaattgaaaatcaTTGACACCAGAAAGTCATATGCTAACATGTTTCCTTGCCAGGCATTTTCCAATCTCTTCTCTTCCCACACTCTTGATCTTTTGTTTTAGATCCTATGTCACAACTTATTAATCATGAAAATGCAAGTAAAACAACCAACCTCCATGTCCTCATTGGGTGCCCTTGCTGTTAGAATCCAAGAGTACTCTGACATGTTAtggatcttaaaggtcttttccaaccagaatgattccatgattatttCAAAGAACAAAGGGACAACAACTCACCCACGAGGCTGTCATCTTTTGAATAGACTGATAAGGAACCATAGTCACAGAATGTTTCTGGCTCTGCATCAAAGTGGGAAAACCGAAGCAACATGTAATTCCCTTCTGGCACAAATAGAGTCTGTGTATGCAATCTGGAATAACAAATTGGTTCCTATTCtcaaaaacacaacaaaaaaaccccaaaacttacACTGGTACGGGGAATAGTTTCTGGGGAAAGGCTGTGTTTTGTCTACTTACTGGTGGTTTTCATAGGACTGTTTGGGACTTCCAGGAAAATGTAATTCCCCCCTTCCCTGTCACGGAGTTTGCCATCCTGAAGGCTACAAAATGCTGTGTTGGGAGagttaaaacaaaatagaagGAATCAGGTTTAACACATGTGCCACCATCTGTCACACCAAAAAGATCAAACATCTGGACAGTATTGTGAGACTCAAGATTGCTCAGCTGTACTTTGTTTCTCCTGACAGACTGATGCTGGGTCTTCTCTCCTTTATTTGGAATTATATAACTTGGGAGCAAAAATGAAGGCCCTGCCAACGAGCCATCATTTTATTGTAAAAATGGCAGTGCTTGCTTTTTACCTTTACAAAGCTATTTTTTACATGAAGATTTCAGTACAAATGATtttcagggaggaaaaatgCAAACTTCAGGACACGACAAAAGTGTTCATGGCAGCCCATTTGTAATAATGTCCTTAGTTATGTTACAGCAGGAGACTTTTGCAGCAGTACAACAGTTGCTGTTACAGACACTATAATagaagaagaagcagaagcTTTTCTCTAGAAATGCAATTAATTACAAAAATCATCTCCTCttgcctttccttctctttgcaaGGTAACACAATAAGAGCAACATTTATCAACAACTATGtgtaagaaaacaaatttaaggAGTCAAGTACTTATAAGATTATCTTACCTGCAGCATCCTAGGAAGCCCAgtaaaaaatttgaaaaagacACAAACAGCACTTAAATCCCCAGTTCTCCCTGGCAAGTCTACACGGACTGGCCACGTGCCCAAGTGTGTTTGTTATTTGAGAAGTCTCACTGTAGATTActaaaattaaagttttaaGATCTACTTCAAAAGAGTTGTTTCTAGTATTTTTATGTGAACTTGTACCTAGATGAACAGTGTCCAAGAACAACATCACCAGGGCACAGTCAACATAAGCCTTCAGTTTTAAAACGTGTTACATCTGGGGATGGCTTTTATGGGGCTTTTTTTGGGTTTAGGTTTTATTCTCAGAAATAGACAAGTAGATTCATCACAGACTGTGCAAAAGTACTACTAATTCACCACATACTTTCTatttaaaatgtacattttttatACAGTATCAAAATCACTAAGTTTCATGCATTGCTAGAGGTtatatttctacatttttcccattaattttagttgcatttcaataaaaatatggCCTTATATATATAGCTGTTTTAAGGAAGATTCATTTTTTAAGTCAGCAATGCATAAATACAACCCtccaaatgtaattttttttacagaagcAGAATGAAAAAGTATCTATTTAAAGTATACCTTTAAAAGTGCTTTGATGAGTCGAAGATTCTGTACATTTCTTCCTTCATAAATTATACATCTGACTATTTTAGGGGTCTTTTTATGCTCTAACACAGATAGAAGATACTGAAAAAACCCACTGTACTCACCTGTGGAGCTTCTCATTTTCAGATCTAATAAGGGGAAGATAGGGAAGGGGgtggaaaaagaagaataaattaCTGTAGTTTCATATCCACAATATGGGCTTTACTTTTATCTGTGTGAAATGGCAATTTTATACAGCTAATACTGAGGCAAATTCTAGTGCTTCCTGGGGACAATAAACTAGGGCTGAGAACCAAAACAAAATTGCAAGTTAAGGCAATGCTGACTTTGGAATAAACAATTCTGGAGTAGCCACTGCTAGAATTAATGACATATTGACAGGCCACTGCTCAGCCTGAGGAGCACAGCACTCGCTTTCTACGCACTTGCTGAGTAAATACCTGAAATACATTtcagggaagagcagaagaaTCCAACTGGCACCATCACATCAGGGATATTGAGACATTCAGCCTGACTACAATTGCAATTCACATCTTTTGCACCAGTGAGATGGTAAAAAGGGGTGAGCAAGCAAACCCTAGTGCAGTGCAACTGAGGACTGTGTTCTCTCTTTACCTACTGAATCACTTCTGCTGCTCACTGGAGCCAACACATTTTAATTACTGCAACAGCTAATCCTATTATTTTCTCCACATAATAAAATGAGCCAGttagtaaatatttaaaaagaagaccCTATCTCTCTCTTCTAACTTGAAACCCCAAACTTTTTTTAGAAACTAAACcgttttcatttttctctgacaCTGTGAGTGTTCCTTTTTTGAAGAGATGTTTTGGAGatgttttctaattttatttttccccttccatttttttttattcttattgaCTAGCTGAACCTCTTAAGTAACCCTCCTTCAGGTTTTCAGGTCTCTGTGGAAGCTTTAACACAATCTCCAATACCTTTTAACAAAAATAGCcaaaagtggaagaaaatattaattcagaTTCTTAGTACTCTCAGTAAAAGTCACCCCTGTCATTTCTGTCTCCAACTCCATGGCTTTGGAAGTAATGGCTAATTGTAACACTGTTCCTGTGATAGGGGGCACACTTGGCCTTTTGGGCAGAGTAAACAAAGAAACTTTTGGGCATGACTTGACCCCATGTTTCAAATGTCTGATCCAACATGTTTTAGCCAAGAAAAATGACAAGTGACTTCAAAGAGGCGCATATGGAATCTCAGACACTTTCAACTGGCGAatttccacttaaaaaaaaaaaaataaatcaaaaaaacaGGCTAACAAGCTAAGTGAATAAAAGGACCATTCttgaagttaaaaaagaaagggtTCAAGTAGGAGGTAAAGTATAGTGGAAGGGTAGCAAACATTTACAATGCTTTCAATTTGTTTTTGGCAACTGCTAAATCAGTATCATACATTTAAAGGCATTGTGAAATGCTACAGTGTTTTACCAGGAAacaatggggaaaaatataaGTGCTATATCCTGAAAagacaaaagcaaataaaacgTTATGAGACAGAGGAGTTGTCACAAGTGAAAGACACATTACTGTGGAGACTTAATACCAGCACTCATGTTTTCTTGAATCCAGGAAAGCACTGCACTGAGGCCTGTGAATATTCCAGGAGATCCTCTGTTGTAATGTTTCTTCTTCTCATTACTTATCCAGCCACAGGCACATCCCATCCCCCAGATCACACCAACAAGAGTCCAGGCACCGTGCTTACATCAACACAAAAGGGGGCCTTCCTGAGTCTCCCTGCAAGAAAAACCCAATCATGTAAAAGTCCGTGACCCACATCTTACAGAAGTACCACTAAGAAGCCTTAAGAAGTTTATCGAGTTCTCTTTTGTGCCATACTAACAAACCTGCAACATATACAGTCATTTTATACAGTCATTTTAAAAGGAGCTGTAAATACACACAcctttttttattgtgtttagTCAGGGTTGTCAAGAGGGGAAAAGACAGATTAGTTCCCTCTTGAGCATATCTCTGTCGTGTTTGAGCATGTAAAAAGGAGTGAGAAACAATCACCTAACCTTTATCtcacttcctttccttcctgtaATCCAAGGCAATACTTTCTGCTTTCGTCCTCAGGATCTTTGCAACTTAATCAACTTATCAAGTGTTCTGAGGTTAGAAAGCCCTAAGCATCATTGCACTTGGGATGCATTGCAAAATTGCTCTCAAGAACCTGTCATACAACTCATACAATAATTAAAATGGGATCGTGTCATTAAGTGCATTGCCCCATACAGAACTTTTGAAAGAATTCATACACCAAAATAAATACACTCCAAATCTCACAGTTTACattgtatttatttactttggCACACAGAGCCTTCAGCTTCTGAGAAACACTCCCGAAAGGCACGCAAGGCTTCTGTTCAGCTGACCTGGCAGGCATCTTTTCCTCCATCTGGAAATCCAGCACACATTACAGTGTCACCTTGGATGTGTTTCTTTAAAGTTGATAATGCTCTTCAACACTCTTTGCTGTTTAGGATTGGTAGATCAACTTCATATAAGACCTGAGGGAGCAGTCCATCTGAAACACATAAAAAATGTTCATAAGAAGTGCTGAAAGGTGAACTTGGTGTCACTGTTAATACACCATAAAAATTGGTTGGACACTTGCCCCAAGATATTTTACGGTTACAAGCATTTTTTTCGTATACAAGCAGTTTTACTTGAATAAATTCCAACACATTTCAAAATTGAAATTCAGATCTACCTTTTGTAGTGACCAGTTTTGAGGTAATTCACGGGTAGGCATAGAAGCAAAGACCCCATTTTAAGATTCCAGTTCTTTAGACCAGTTGATAGTTTCTCCTGGTCTGGCTCTGACCTGTGCAATCAAGGTTTTAGCTTCACAAATAAGACACTGAAAAACCTGAATGTCTCAGAACAGTGTGAGTGACTTACTTCCATCTAAACAGCCCCAACCAAAAGCAGTGCAGACATATCCTGCTTCAAATTTTTCACCTGGATGAGGAGGACATGCTGGCAAAACTGTTGAACCTGCCACATGTGGACATGGATTTTATTGGTAAGTATTTGAAAGAACATTAAGAAAAAGCTTCCTTTATAAGTTttcaggtttgggtttggttttttttttaaaccaaaaattattgttatttttgtgGAATCTGAAAAATTAGTCTGGTATTGACAATTTATCCTCTGCATGCAAAGAGCAATAGCTTTTTCTTCACGggacaaaaaaatcacagataaTTATGTTCTTACTGAAGTTGAAGGCTCCATCCAGCTTCAGAAGGGGAATGTCATGTCTCTCATGTCTAAGGAGCTCACAGGTCAAAAACTTAGAGGGTGAGACCAGTGCAGCTTCTTTAATTCAGCACTGACTCCCAAGCTTGTTACTGCCTAAGAGCAGAACCATCAGTACCtagaaaaaagttaattttgacATGAATTTTCATCCTGCCTTCCTGAagagcagctggcacagcacaaagctcccTAAGACAGACTATTCCCACCGGCAGGAACTGCAGCTCACTGGGGGAAAGGCACATCCTGGGATGCTACAACTGAGTGAGAGAACACGAGGAGTTTGTACAGGGAAAAAGAGATCCAAATGCTACACTGCAGGGGAACAGCAACTAATTGAAGTTACTCATTAACCCAGCCATAAGGCTCCACAAATAAGTTTTCCAAATTTAACAGAGCAAGATTCTTCTGTGAACCATCACTGAAGTCTttgctgtaaaataaataaaattctctGTAAAACTACGTTTTTCAGGCAAAATTATAAAATGAACTTACCATTGTATGCTTTGCCAGTAACACTTACCCAGGCAGATCTACATATGGAAGTAGAATGCACATGAACAAAATGTCAGATGCTATTTGCCCCTACAACCTCTACAGCTTTTGAAGAGGCAACACTTTCTATTTCCTGCACACTTTATGTTTAGCCAGTTTTACGGACCTGAGAAACATACCAAAATTTTATCATTTGGTTGGCAGCATGCTCAGTGTTTTGTTATTTGGCCAAGGATTTCACAATAATAATCCCCCCAGTCCATCGTCAGTCAACATCCCATCATTTATGCATTTATTCAGTTCTAGTTTTTCATTGTTCTTTGCCAACCAAAGGATAATAAAACccagctttttttctgaatttataAATTCATAACAACTGAATATAAACTCTGTCCCAGAAACTTCAAGttgcagttgtttttttctgttaaaaatacatGGAACTTCTTATGAGCGTGGTTTTCCTACTAGTCCTGTGGAGTTCTCCAGTTCTGCAACTCCTGAAACCTGCATCACCAACATTATTCCAGTTCTAATTGAAAACTTTGAAGGCTGCTTTCCTTCACagattcattttttaattttgcaggcacaaaacaaaccccatgTACAGTAGAGCTCTCTAGCTGCCCACTGCAATGCTGTCCTTTAGAATGATGCCATCCAAAGGGATGGTATAAAACCAAGAATAAACAACCTCTGTGGTATTAAGTGATGCTGCCCAAACTCACAGTgagaaacagaagcagctgGCCCACTGGCAAACGGAGAAACTACCAGTCCAATCCAAATTTCTGACAGAAAGGCAACATTTTCTGTTCAGCAGCCAGAGTTCAGACAGAAAAAGCACAGAAGAGCACTGTCTGTACAATCTGCTCCTTACCTGGGGTGGCAAGGCAGAAGTGCAGGTTTTGTTGTTCTCCTCTTTTGCTACCTATTTATATATCTTCtgacagtgttttctttttcctctgtgcagACACAGGCCCCACCAGAGAGCTGCTATTGCTCCTAAAACTGGCAGCCTTGGCAGGCAGCACCACCAGCATCAGCCCTCATCACAGACAGAGATCAAATCTTATGACTTGATCTCCAGCCACACATTTGCTCTGAAACTCAACGCAGAGCTGGCTTTGTATCCCGAACCTTCACAGTAAGGAAAACAAAGCCATTAAATCACTAACTGTCCAAAATGGCCTGATCCATGTTTTAGCAGGTGGAGCCAGTTCCTAGCCCCCAAATAATGGTTCTAATCCATGCTAGTCAGTCTGGGATGCTCCTTCTTTTGCTGTGTACTCAGAGAATAAAATGCTTGTAAATCAAAGCATGCTCTGTGCTGTAGAAATGCTGCTCCTTGCTATGAGGTTATTCAACAAATAATCATGCACACATACAAATAAGTTTAAGACCGAGAGGAAGCAAAGAATATAGATAATACTGATGATCAGAATCTTCCAGAAGAGTTGGCTCTGTTTGTCTGGCTTTGAGGTGTTTTTACAGGGAGTCAAGGGCTGGTGGGAGGGGAACACAGGCTGCTTTGGGTCCACTGAGGTGGCCAGACTGCAAGACATAGGAAGAGGGGTTTAATCTTTAAAAGTTGCTttgtgttgctgctgctgtctgagGTGGAAGGAAGGTGGAAAACGTGTTCACCTACTAACAACGTGAAGTTtaagagaaaagggaacaagGAGTGAAGGATAGAGGGTAGGGAGGGTAAAATGAGCAGCAAATGTTGGTTAGTAATTAACCTGTTAGAAGATCAGTAGAAAAGACAAGATTTAAATGGGAttggtttttgttgggtttggttgTGGATTGATTTTagaattctttttaattgcAATGAGCTGTGCTTTCAAGGGTCACTGATCACATCCTAACAGTTTGCAGGGTCACTGCTGGAAAACTGGAAAACCTATTAGCTCAATAAAATTAatgatttcatattttaaacaaGATATAATGTCTTGAAATATTTAACTTCATAAATCTTATCATTCATGTATTATATTTATGAATCCAATAGTTCTTAACTGAAAGCAGATTTAGTTTTGATATGGATTGAATGTATTTATGTTTGTATAGTTGTGCAGGAATTTTGATTTTCCAACAAACTTATTTTTCACGAATTTTAACTATTATCATTCCAGTGACTATTTTAACTATTGTAATTCCAGTGACTCAATTCGTATTACATCCAAGTTTGATGTAACAAAAGAATCAAGCCTAATTCTCAAGATAAGCCCATTATTGCCTACCTTTTCCCCAAAACTAAAGACAACATTAAGATGCACATAAAAGATCCTGAATGGTGCAAACACAAAACTCACTTCAATTTTaatatgcttaaaaaaaacactACCCCCCCACACATATACACATTGAGAGAGAGGAGCTTTGcattcacttttttcagccagAGCCTTTGTGTTACTTCAAAGATCAATGGATTGAAAAGCTGAGGGAACTACCTCAAGATTCTCAATTCCTAGAACCACAACGTGAAATAACTTCAGCTCACAACCAcgtttttccctctccctctgcacAAATAAAGTCACgtgtcagagaagaaaaatgtgatgcCTTCAGCTGGGATTCACGTACCTTTTTAGACCAGCAGAGGT
It encodes:
- the OVCH2 gene encoding LOW QUALITY PROTEIN: ovochymase-2 (The sequence of the model RefSeq protein was modified relative to this genomic sequence to represent the inferred CDS: inserted 3 bases in 2 codons; deleted 5 bases in 3 codons; substituted 3 bases at 3 genomic stop codons), coding for MSSVAAAAAAAPPLSDSALGHVTVLGCPETELSNLWFHTPVYLSCAMAILHPVTADTALRAEMGNTGNSERRLRGAHVPATSPCCPHVAGSTVLPACPPHPGEKFEAGYVCTAFGWGCLDGNGLLPQVLYEVDLPILNSKECXRALSTLKKHIQGDTVMCAGFPDGGKDACQGDSGGPLLCXCKHGAWTLVGVIWGMGCACGWISNEKKKHYNRGSPGIFTGLSAVLSWIQENMSADLKMRSSTAFCSLQDGKLRDREGELHFPGSPKQSYENHQLHTQTLFVPEGNYMLLRFSHFDAEPETFCDYGSLSVYSKDDSLVGKFCGGDPPLPILFGSNSIRLKFVSDNEDYGTGFPMTYKALTPDILPDSGCEPLAVLFEGGVLQTTHYPEHYSNMADCQWIIYALEDHGTKLTYQSFEVEDSEDCSYDAVTXYEDVGKEEEIAKPCGFALVAPVLNSSAVMLVVFHPDETETFGGFRATASFVHVADLDTINSTSEEESGGMDMDMTEEEIQVTRDDTCGMPSNQPRLIFSXGCEEAVPHSWPWQASVQISDEPICGGAVLAKEWVATTAYCLDSKELYRDLWMVVTGLHDLTEQEYRQKRSVQQFIIHPSFNEATMDSDIALLQLAEPLEFNHCVHPLCLPPKEEQVQPSKMCVVTGXGAHEAVKGKKLQQLEVPIHVVDTCQSYYINLPSTVTQRMICAGFPLEEGKDSCTSDSGGPLVCPSEDNSGFYAFHGITCWGLGCGRKNYPEVYTNVGFFLDWIQKNVNSSGMYEKKKKRDATIK